A region of the Microbacterium sp. SL75 genome:
GCACGCCCTTCATCTCGTCGTAATCGAGGACGAGGCACCGGATGCCGCGGTCGGTGGCGAGCACGCGCGCTTGGGGCTTGATCTCTTGCGCGGCGTAGACGCCGGTGACCGGGGCGAGCAGAGGATCGCGGTTGAGCAGCTCGAGGTAGCGGGTGAGCTGCTCGACGCCGTCGATGTCGCCGCGACGCTTGACCTCGATCGCGACGGTGCCGTGGCCGTCGTCATTGCGCAGCAGCAGATCGACCGGGCCGATCGCGGTGGGGTACTCACGGCGCACGAGCGTGAGGTTCTCACCCACCACCGACACCTGCTCGGCGAGCAGGCGCTGCAGATCGGCCTCGACGCCGTCCTTGATGAGCCCGGGGTCGAGGCCCAGGTCGTGGGCGGTGTCGTGCATGACCTCGTGGATGCGCACCAGCAGTGCGTCGCCGCTCTTCGCGTGCGTCACGCGCCAGCGTTCGATCACGCCGTCTTCGATGTCGGCCTCGTCGGGCTGCTCGAGGGTGAGCGAGCACGGCGGGCTCATCCAGTTCAGGGGCGCGTGTTGGACGTCGCGATGGAACGCGACCGTACCGTCGGCCTTGACCATGATGAGTCGGGTCGCGAGGGGCAGATGTGTCTTCAGGCGACCGGTGTAGTCGACGGAGCAACGAGCAATGACGAGGCGCACGACTCCATTGTCGCAACTCGAGACGATCGTCACACCGCCGTCGAGAGAGACCGTGCCGTGGCTGCGGTGCGCCGCCGCCCCCGGGTAGCTCGTCCGACGGGTCGCGTCACCCCGAGGGTTCCGCACCGTCGTCGCGACGGCGGGATGCGCGTCGAGGCGGCCGGAGTCATCGACGCAGCAGCGACCGCTGGGGGCCGTGGCGCCTAATCGCGCCGCGCCGGCTCTGCGGCCCGCTCGTTCTCGACGGCGAGCGGCTTGGCCGCGCCCGAGAAGAGACCGGATGCCACGATGAGCCCGACCACGATGAGCAGCGTGTTGAGCAGACCGATGTGGTCGCCGATCCACCCGAGGATCGGGGGGCCGCACAGGAACGCCACGTAGCCGATGGTCGCCGCGGCGGCCACGCGGGAGGCGGCCTTGGCGGGGTC
Encoded here:
- the nucS gene encoding endonuclease NucS; amino-acid sequence: MRLVIARCSVDYTGRLKTHLPLATRLIMVKADGTVAFHRDVQHAPLNWMSPPCSLTLEQPDEADIEDGVIERWRVTHAKSGDALLVRIHEVMHDTAHDLGLDPGLIKDGVEADLQRLLAEQVSVVGENLTLVRREYPTAIGPVDLLLRNDDGHGTVAIEVKRRGDIDGVEQLTRYLELLNRDPLLAPVTGVYAAQEIKPQARVLATDRGIRCLVLDYDEMKGVQSGAPRLF